From a region of the Cognatiyoonia koreensis genome:
- a CDS encoding DMT family transporter, whose translation MGHAVAPKEERIALALGSMALAVTLFTLIDTSAKWLVLAGLPALQVVFMRYAFHFLLAVVIFVPREGVSAFQSQSPKLQILRSVCLFGSTCLNFTALKYLPITVTTTIMFAGPIVVTLLAIPMLGEKVGRHRIAAVCMGFLGVVVVMQPWGAAFHPAMLLNIAALTVASVYFLMTRMLAGVEHNSTAQLWASGLATICLVPFALMDWVWPAAPADWTFFCLIGVFGGTAHILATSAHRLADASILAPVIYLQIFSASLAGIIFFHTNPTIWTLGGGMIIIGAGFYIWYRERKLRGHSVTIAQTSAN comes from the coding sequence GCTTTTTACGCTGATCGACACATCCGCCAAGTGGCTGGTGCTTGCAGGGCTTCCAGCGCTGCAGGTCGTATTCATGCGCTATGCGTTTCACTTTCTGCTCGCGGTGGTGATCTTTGTCCCGCGTGAGGGTGTGTCTGCCTTTCAATCGCAGAGTCCAAAACTGCAAATACTTCGCTCGGTTTGCTTATTTGGCAGTACCTGTCTGAACTTCACAGCGCTCAAGTACCTGCCGATCACCGTGACCACGACGATCATGTTCGCTGGACCGATCGTTGTGACGCTACTGGCGATTCCGATGTTAGGTGAAAAGGTGGGCCGCCACCGGATTGCCGCTGTATGTATGGGGTTTCTTGGCGTTGTCGTCGTGATGCAGCCTTGGGGTGCCGCGTTTCACCCGGCGATGTTGCTCAACATTGCAGCCCTGACTGTTGCCTCTGTCTATTTCCTGATGACCCGCATGCTGGCGGGCGTTGAACATAACAGCACAGCACAGCTTTGGGCGTCAGGCTTGGCGACGATATGCCTCGTTCCCTTTGCACTAATGGATTGGGTCTGGCCTGCGGCACCTGCCGACTGGACCTTCTTCTGCTTGATCGGTGTATTTGGTGGAACGGCCCACATTCTGGCCACATCTGCACACCGGCTTGCAGATGCGAGCATCCTTGCTCCTGTCATCTATCTACAGATCTTCAGTGCATCGTTGGCAGGCATCATCTTTTTCCACACCAACCCGACGATCTGGACGCTGGGTGGTGGCATGATCATCATCGGGGCTGGTTTTTATATCTGGTACCGCGAACGCAAACTGCGGGGTCACAGTGTGACCATCGCCCAGACATCTGCAAATTAG
- a CDS encoding phosphogluconate dehydrogenase C-terminal domain-containing protein: MTEKLVLMGAGGKMGVRSATNLAKTDFDVAHVEISETGRARLKEAVGVDCVEIDDAMDGADVILLAVPDTAIKAVAASIIDKVPSGAMIVCLDAAGPFAGHLPERDDVTYFVTHPCHPPIYNDEQTEAGRKDYFGGIAARQGIVNALMQGPEDHYALGEKVGRAIYAPVARSYRVTVEQMALLEPGLSETVCASLLDVMREAMDEVVRRGVPKDAARDFLLGHMNILGAVIFEEIDGVFSDACNKAIEFGKPALMRDDWKKVFEPDEIAASIQRIT, encoded by the coding sequence ATGACCGAGAAGCTGGTTTTGATGGGGGCAGGCGGCAAGATGGGTGTCCGCAGTGCGACGAACCTTGCAAAGACGGATTTCGATGTAGCCCATGTCGAGATTTCGGAAACCGGGCGCGCCCGTTTGAAAGAGGCTGTCGGCGTCGACTGCGTTGAAATTGATGACGCAATGGACGGAGCCGATGTCATATTGCTGGCGGTGCCCGATACTGCGATCAAGGCGGTTGCCGCGTCGATCATCGATAAAGTCCCAAGTGGTGCAATGATTGTCTGTTTGGATGCCGCTGGTCCGTTCGCCGGTCATTTGCCCGAACGGGATGATGTCACCTATTTCGTCACGCACCCATGTCATCCCCCAATCTACAACGACGAGCAGACAGAGGCAGGTCGCAAGGACTATTTTGGTGGAATTGCGGCGCGGCAGGGTATCGTTAATGCGTTGATGCAAGGCCCCGAAGATCACTATGCCCTTGGTGAAAAAGTGGGCCGTGCGATCTATGCGCCTGTCGCCCGCAGCTACCGTGTTACGGTTGAACAGATGGCCTTGCTGGAGCCGGGTTTGTCGGAGACCGTATGCGCCTCACTTCTTGATGTCATGCGCGAGGCAATGGATGAAGTCGTCCGCCGTGGCGTGCCGAAGGATGCCGCACGCGATTTTTTGCTGGGTCATATGAACATCTTGGGGGCGGTCATCTTTGAAGAAATTGACGGCGTATTCTCTGATGCATGCAACAAGGCGATTGAATTTGGCAAACCTGCATTGATGCGCGACGATTGGAAAAAGGTGTTTGAACCGGATGAAATTGCTGCCAGCATCCAGCGTATCACCTGA